A window of the Vespa crabro chromosome 8, iyVesCrab1.2, whole genome shotgun sequence genome harbors these coding sequences:
- the LOC124426359 gene encoding ATP-dependent 6-phosphofructokinase isoform X4 encodes MAEDLLQQTKFIKPGSHKGKGLAVFTSGGDSQGMNAAVRAVVRMGIYLGCKVFFIKEGYQGMVDGGSNIVEATWSSVSCIIHRGGTMIGSARCKEFRERAGRLKAAKNLVTNGISNLVVIGGDGSLTGANLFKEEWADLLKELAATGEITPEQSEKYKCLHIVGMVGSIDNDFCGTDMTIGTDSALHRIIESIDAIVSTAYSHQRTFIMEVMGRHCGYLALVAAICSEADYVFIPEWPPERDWPNKLCKKLLQERLTGQRLNIIIVAEGAVDRNGDPITAAKVHKVVVDKLQQDTRITVLGHVQRGGNPSAFDRVLGCRMGAEAVMALMEATPETEACVVTLDGNQAVRLPLMECVRRTKAVAKAMADKNWDLAVQLRGKGFARNLETYKMLTRLKAPADYDAKDHHTVAVMHIGSPSCGMNAAVRSFVRNCIYRGDKVYGVCDGILGLISGKFKLMDWPSVTGWVAQGGAYLGTKRTPPRDDQLPQIAQKLKEFGIQALLIIGGFEGYQTGLTFYNARDKFEEFRIPIAMIPATISNNVPGTEFSLGCDTALNEITEICDRIRQSAQGTKRRVFIIETMGGYCGYLATVAGLAGGADAAYIFEEKFNIRDLNQDVIAMAAKMSEGVQRGLILRNENANLNYNTDFMQRLFSEEGKGLFSCRMNIIGHMQQGGSPTPFDRNLGTKMGSKAVEWFSEQFKKYTNAEGRPVTTDPTSAVMLGIVRRQYRFTPFTELMEVTDFEHRIPTYQWWMKLRPLLKVLAKHESTYEEEGLYITVEEMDLGNDAPLV; translated from the exons ATGGCGGAAGATTTATTACAACAAACCAAATTTATAAAACCAGGTAGTCATAAAGGTAAAGGTCTAGCTGTCTTTACCAGTGGTGGTGATTCGcaag gTATGAATGCTGCAGTAAGGGCAGTTGTAAGAATGGGTATATATTTGGGTTGCAAAGTTTTCTTTATCAAAGAAGGTTATCAAGGTATGGTTGATGGTGGAAGTAATATAGTAGAAGCAACTTGGTCATCCGTATCATGTATTATTCATAGG GGTGGTACAATGATAGGATCTGCTAGATGTAAAGAATTCAGAGAACGTGCTGGTCGTTTAAAAGCAGCTAAAAATTTAGTAACAAATGGAATATCCAATTTAGTTGTTATTGGAGGTGATGGTTCTCTAACTGGTGCAAATCTTTTCAAAGAAGAATGGGCTGACCTTTTGAAAGAACTTGCAGCAACTG GTGAAATAACGCCTGAACAAAGTGAAAAGTACAAATGCTTACATATTGTTGGTATGGTGGGTTCCATTGATAATGATTTCTGTGGAACTGATATGACTATTGGAACAGATTCTGCATTACATCGTATTATAGAAAGTATTGATGCTATTGTTAGCACAGCTTATTCTCATCAACGTACATTTATAATGGAGGTTATGGGCAGACATTGTgg TTACCTGGCTCTAGTGGCAGCTATCTGTTCTGAAGCAGATTATGTTTTCATCCCAGAATGGCCACCAGAGCGGGATTGGCCGAACAAGCTCTGCAAAAAATTATTGCAG gaACGTCTTACTGGGCAacgattgaatattattattgtagctGAAGGCGCTGTAGATAGGAATGGTGATCCTATTACTGCTGCAAAAGTACATAAAGTTGTTGTTGATAAATTACAACAAGATACCAGGATCACTGTGTTGGGTCATGTCCAAAGAGGTGGTAATCCATCTGCTTTTGATAGAGTGTTG GGATGCCGAATGGGTGCTGAAGCTGTAATGGCATTAATGGAAGCAACGCCTGAAACAGAAGCTTGCGTTGTTACATTGGATGGAAATCAAGCTGTTAGGTTGCCACTAATGGAATGTGTACGTCGTACCAAGGCTGTAGCTAAAGCTATGGCGGATAAAAATTGGGATCTTGCAGTTCAACTTCGGGGAAA agGTTTCGCTCGTAACTTGGAAACGTACAAAATGTTGACTCGATTGAAAGCACCTGCAGATTATGATGCAAAG GATCATCATACGGTAGCTGTAATGCATATTGGTTCACCTTCTTGTGGTATGAATGCTGCAGTGCGTTCTTTTGTACGAAACTGCATCTATAGAGGTGATAAG GTCTATGGAGTCTGTGATGGTATATTGGGTCTTATATCTGGAAAGTTTAAATTAATGGATTGGCCCTCTGTAACAGGATGGGTAGCACAAGGTGGTGCTTACTTAGGAACAAAACGTACTCCTCCAAGAGATGATCAATTACCTCAAATAGctcaaaaattaaaagaatttggAATCCAGGCTTTGCTTATTATAGGTGGATTCGAG GGTTATCAAACAGGACTTACATTCTATAATGCAAGAGACAAATTTGAAGAATTTAGAATTCCTATTGCTATGATACCTGCTactattagtaataatgttccTGGGACAGAATTTTCTTTAGGTTGCGATACTGCCTTAAACGAAATTACTGAG aTTTGTGATCGCATTCGTCAATCAGCACAAGGTACTAAACGTCGCGTATTTATCATAGAGACAATGGGTGGTTATTGCGGTTATTTAGCGACTGTAGCAGGATTAGCCGGTGGTGCTGATGCAGCTTATATCTTCGaggaaaaattcaatattagGGATTTAAATCAAGATGTAATAGCTATGGCTGCAAAAATGTCAGAAGGTGTGCAGAGAGGACTTATtcttagaaatgaaaatgctaatttaaattataatactgaCTTCATGCAGAGACTATTTagtgaagaaggaaaaggattgTTCAGTTGTAGGATGAATATAATCG GACATATGCAACAAGGTGGATCACCGACTCCTTTTGATCGTAACTTGGGTACTAAAATGGGTTCTAAAGCTGTTGAATGGTTTAGCgagcaatttaaaaaatatactaatGCGGAAGGACGTCCAGTTACAACGGATCCAACTAGTGCAGTAATGTTAGGTATCGTTAGAAGACAATATAGGTTCACACCTTTCACAGAACTCATGGAAGTTACTGATTTCGA GCATCGCATTCCGACGTATCAATGGTGGATGAAGCTACGACCATTGCTGAAAGTTTTAGCGAAGCACGAATCGACATACGAAGAAGAAGGTCTATATATAACTGTAGAAGAAATGGATCTTGGCAATGATGCGCCTCTTGTGTAA
- the LOC124426359 gene encoding ATP-dependent 6-phosphofructokinase isoform X5, with amino-acid sequence MAEDLLQQTKFIKPGSHKGKGLAVFTSGGDSQGMNAAVRAVVRMGIYLGCKVFFIKEGYQGMVDGGSNIVEATWSSVSCIIHRGGTMIGSARCKEFRERAGRLKAAKNLVTNGISNLVVIGGDGSLTGANLFKEEWADLLKELAATGEITPEQSEKYKCLHIVGMVGSIDNDFCGTDMTIGTDSALHRIIESIDAIVSTAYSHQRTFIMEVMGRHCGYLALVAAICSEADYVFIPEWPPERDWPNKLCKKLLQERLTGQRLNIIIVAEGAVDRNGDPITAAKVHKVVVDKLQQDTRITVLGHVQRGGNPSAFDRVLGCRMGAEAVMALMEATPETEACVVTLDGNQAVRLPLMECVRRTKAVAKAMADKNWDLAVQLRGKGFARNLETYKMLTRLKAPADYDAKDHHTVAVMHIGSPSCGMNAAVRSFVRNCIYRGDKVYGVCDGILGLISGKFKLMDWPSVTGWVAQGGAYLGTKRTPPRDDQLPQIAQKLKEFGIQALLIIGGFEGYQTGLTFYNARDKFEEFRIPIAMIPATISNNVPGTEFSLGCDTALNEITEICDRIRQSAQGTKRRVFIIETMGGYCGYLATVAGLAGGADAAYIFEEKFNIRDLNQDVIAMAAKMSEGVQRGLILRNENANLNYNTDFMQRLFSEEGKGLFSCRMNIIGHMQQGGSPTPFDRNLGTKMGSKAVEWFSEQFKKYTNAEGRPVTTDPTSAVMLGIVRRQYRFTPFTELMEVTDFE; translated from the exons ATGGCGGAAGATTTATTACAACAAACCAAATTTATAAAACCAGGTAGTCATAAAGGTAAAGGTCTAGCTGTCTTTACCAGTGGTGGTGATTCGcaag gTATGAATGCTGCAGTAAGGGCAGTTGTAAGAATGGGTATATATTTGGGTTGCAAAGTTTTCTTTATCAAAGAAGGTTATCAAGGTATGGTTGATGGTGGAAGTAATATAGTAGAAGCAACTTGGTCATCCGTATCATGTATTATTCATAGG GGTGGTACAATGATAGGATCTGCTAGATGTAAAGAATTCAGAGAACGTGCTGGTCGTTTAAAAGCAGCTAAAAATTTAGTAACAAATGGAATATCCAATTTAGTTGTTATTGGAGGTGATGGTTCTCTAACTGGTGCAAATCTTTTCAAAGAAGAATGGGCTGACCTTTTGAAAGAACTTGCAGCAACTG GTGAAATAACGCCTGAACAAAGTGAAAAGTACAAATGCTTACATATTGTTGGTATGGTGGGTTCCATTGATAATGATTTCTGTGGAACTGATATGACTATTGGAACAGATTCTGCATTACATCGTATTATAGAAAGTATTGATGCTATTGTTAGCACAGCTTATTCTCATCAACGTACATTTATAATGGAGGTTATGGGCAGACATTGTgg TTACCTGGCTCTAGTGGCAGCTATCTGTTCTGAAGCAGATTATGTTTTCATCCCAGAATGGCCACCAGAGCGGGATTGGCCGAACAAGCTCTGCAAAAAATTATTGCAG gaACGTCTTACTGGGCAacgattgaatattattattgtagctGAAGGCGCTGTAGATAGGAATGGTGATCCTATTACTGCTGCAAAAGTACATAAAGTTGTTGTTGATAAATTACAACAAGATACCAGGATCACTGTGTTGGGTCATGTCCAAAGAGGTGGTAATCCATCTGCTTTTGATAGAGTGTTG GGATGCCGAATGGGTGCTGAAGCTGTAATGGCATTAATGGAAGCAACGCCTGAAACAGAAGCTTGCGTTGTTACATTGGATGGAAATCAAGCTGTTAGGTTGCCACTAATGGAATGTGTACGTCGTACCAAGGCTGTAGCTAAAGCTATGGCGGATAAAAATTGGGATCTTGCAGTTCAACTTCGGGGAAA agGTTTCGCTCGTAACTTGGAAACGTACAAAATGTTGACTCGATTGAAAGCACCTGCAGATTATGATGCAAAG GATCATCATACGGTAGCTGTAATGCATATTGGTTCACCTTCTTGTGGTATGAATGCTGCAGTGCGTTCTTTTGTACGAAACTGCATCTATAGAGGTGATAAG GTCTATGGAGTCTGTGATGGTATATTGGGTCTTATATCTGGAAAGTTTAAATTAATGGATTGGCCCTCTGTAACAGGATGGGTAGCACAAGGTGGTGCTTACTTAGGAACAAAACGTACTCCTCCAAGAGATGATCAATTACCTCAAATAGctcaaaaattaaaagaatttggAATCCAGGCTTTGCTTATTATAGGTGGATTCGAG GGTTATCAAACAGGACTTACATTCTATAATGCAAGAGACAAATTTGAAGAATTTAGAATTCCTATTGCTATGATACCTGCTactattagtaataatgttccTGGGACAGAATTTTCTTTAGGTTGCGATACTGCCTTAAACGAAATTACTGAG aTTTGTGATCGCATTCGTCAATCAGCACAAGGTACTAAACGTCGCGTATTTATCATAGAGACAATGGGTGGTTATTGCGGTTATTTAGCGACTGTAGCAGGATTAGCCGGTGGTGCTGATGCAGCTTATATCTTCGaggaaaaattcaatattagGGATTTAAATCAAGATGTAATAGCTATGGCTGCAAAAATGTCAGAAGGTGTGCAGAGAGGACTTATtcttagaaatgaaaatgctaatttaaattataatactgaCTTCATGCAGAGACTATTTagtgaagaaggaaaaggattgTTCAGTTGTAGGATGAATATAATCG GACATATGCAACAAGGTGGATCACCGACTCCTTTTGATCGTAACTTGGGTACTAAAATGGGTTCTAAAGCTGTTGAATGGTTTAGCgagcaatttaaaaaatatactaatGCGGAAGGACGTCCAGTTACAACGGATCCAACTAGTGCAGTAATGTTAGGTATCGTTAGAAGACAATATAGGTTCACACCTTTCACAGAACTCATGGAAGTTACTGATTTCGAGTAA
- the LOC124426359 gene encoding ATP-dependent 6-phosphofructokinase isoform X2, whose translation MAEDLLQQTKFIKPGSHKGKGLAVFTSGGDSQGMNAAVRAVVRMGIYLGCKVFFIKEGYQGMVDGGSNIVEATWSSVSCIIHRGGTMIGSARCKEFRERAGRLKAAKNLVTNGISNLVVIGGDGSLTGANLFKEEWADLLKELAATGEITPEQSEKYKCLHIVGMVGSIDNDFCGTDMTIGTDSALHRIIESIDAIVSTAYSHQRTFIMEVMGRHCGYLALVAAICSEADYVFIPEWPPERDWPNKLCKKLLQERLTGQRLNIIIVAEGAVDRNGDPITAAKVHKVVVDKLQQDTRITVLGHVQRGGNPSAFDRVLGCRMGAEAVMALMEATPETEACVVTLDGNQAVRLPLMECVRRTKAVAKAMADKNWDLAVQLRGKGFARNLETYKMLTRLKAPADYDAKEMNGPTLTKDHHTVAVMHIGSPSCGMNAAVRSFVRNCIYRGDKVYGVCDGILGLISGKFKLMDWPSVTGWVAQGGAYLGTKRTPPRDDQLPQIAQKLKEFGIQALLIIGGFEGYQTGLTFYNARDKFEEFRIPIAMIPATISNNVPGTEFSLGCDTALNEITEICDRIRQSAQGTKRRVFIIETMGGYCGYLATVAGLAGGADAAYIFEEKFNIRDLNQDVIAMAAKMSEGVQRGLILRNENANLNYNTDFMQRLFSEEGKGLFSCRMNIIGHMQQGGSPTPFDRNLGTKMGSKAVEWFSEQFKKYTNAEGRPVTTDPTSAVMLGIVRRQYRFTPFTELMEVTDFEHRIPTYQWWMKLRPLLKVLAKHESTYEEEGLYITVEEMDLGNDAPLV comes from the exons ATGGCGGAAGATTTATTACAACAAACCAAATTTATAAAACCAGGTAGTCATAAAGGTAAAGGTCTAGCTGTCTTTACCAGTGGTGGTGATTCGcaag gTATGAATGCTGCAGTAAGGGCAGTTGTAAGAATGGGTATATATTTGGGTTGCAAAGTTTTCTTTATCAAAGAAGGTTATCAAGGTATGGTTGATGGTGGAAGTAATATAGTAGAAGCAACTTGGTCATCCGTATCATGTATTATTCATAGG GGTGGTACAATGATAGGATCTGCTAGATGTAAAGAATTCAGAGAACGTGCTGGTCGTTTAAAAGCAGCTAAAAATTTAGTAACAAATGGAATATCCAATTTAGTTGTTATTGGAGGTGATGGTTCTCTAACTGGTGCAAATCTTTTCAAAGAAGAATGGGCTGACCTTTTGAAAGAACTTGCAGCAACTG GTGAAATAACGCCTGAACAAAGTGAAAAGTACAAATGCTTACATATTGTTGGTATGGTGGGTTCCATTGATAATGATTTCTGTGGAACTGATATGACTATTGGAACAGATTCTGCATTACATCGTATTATAGAAAGTATTGATGCTATTGTTAGCACAGCTTATTCTCATCAACGTACATTTATAATGGAGGTTATGGGCAGACATTGTgg TTACCTGGCTCTAGTGGCAGCTATCTGTTCTGAAGCAGATTATGTTTTCATCCCAGAATGGCCACCAGAGCGGGATTGGCCGAACAAGCTCTGCAAAAAATTATTGCAG gaACGTCTTACTGGGCAacgattgaatattattattgtagctGAAGGCGCTGTAGATAGGAATGGTGATCCTATTACTGCTGCAAAAGTACATAAAGTTGTTGTTGATAAATTACAACAAGATACCAGGATCACTGTGTTGGGTCATGTCCAAAGAGGTGGTAATCCATCTGCTTTTGATAGAGTGTTG GGATGCCGAATGGGTGCTGAAGCTGTAATGGCATTAATGGAAGCAACGCCTGAAACAGAAGCTTGCGTTGTTACATTGGATGGAAATCAAGCTGTTAGGTTGCCACTAATGGAATGTGTACGTCGTACCAAGGCTGTAGCTAAAGCTATGGCGGATAAAAATTGGGATCTTGCAGTTCAACTTCGGGGAAA agGTTTCGCTCGTAACTTGGAAACGTACAAAATGTTGACTCGATTGAAAGCACCTGCAGATTATGATGCAAAG GAAATGAATGGTCCTACATTAACAAag GATCATCATACGGTAGCTGTAATGCATATTGGTTCACCTTCTTGTGGTATGAATGCTGCAGTGCGTTCTTTTGTACGAAACTGCATCTATAGAGGTGATAAG GTCTATGGAGTCTGTGATGGTATATTGGGTCTTATATCTGGAAAGTTTAAATTAATGGATTGGCCCTCTGTAACAGGATGGGTAGCACAAGGTGGTGCTTACTTAGGAACAAAACGTACTCCTCCAAGAGATGATCAATTACCTCAAATAGctcaaaaattaaaagaatttggAATCCAGGCTTTGCTTATTATAGGTGGATTCGAG GGTTATCAAACAGGACTTACATTCTATAATGCAAGAGACAAATTTGAAGAATTTAGAATTCCTATTGCTATGATACCTGCTactattagtaataatgttccTGGGACAGAATTTTCTTTAGGTTGCGATACTGCCTTAAACGAAATTACTGAG aTTTGTGATCGCATTCGTCAATCAGCACAAGGTACTAAACGTCGCGTATTTATCATAGAGACAATGGGTGGTTATTGCGGTTATTTAGCGACTGTAGCAGGATTAGCCGGTGGTGCTGATGCAGCTTATATCTTCGaggaaaaattcaatattagGGATTTAAATCAAGATGTAATAGCTATGGCTGCAAAAATGTCAGAAGGTGTGCAGAGAGGACTTATtcttagaaatgaaaatgctaatttaaattataatactgaCTTCATGCAGAGACTATTTagtgaagaaggaaaaggattgTTCAGTTGTAGGATGAATATAATCG GACATATGCAACAAGGTGGATCACCGACTCCTTTTGATCGTAACTTGGGTACTAAAATGGGTTCTAAAGCTGTTGAATGGTTTAGCgagcaatttaaaaaatatactaatGCGGAAGGACGTCCAGTTACAACGGATCCAACTAGTGCAGTAATGTTAGGTATCGTTAGAAGACAATATAGGTTCACACCTTTCACAGAACTCATGGAAGTTACTGATTTCGA GCATCGCATTCCGACGTATCAATGGTGGATGAAGCTACGACCATTGCTGAAAGTTTTAGCGAAGCACGAATCGACATACGAAGAAGAAGGTCTATATATAACTGTAGAAGAAATGGATCTTGGCAATGATGCGCCTCTTGTGTAA
- the LOC124426359 gene encoding ATP-dependent 6-phosphofructokinase isoform X1, with product MAEDLLQQTKFIKPGSHKGKGLAVFTSGGDSQGMNAAVRAVVRMGIYLGCKVFFIKEGYQGMVDGGSNIVEATWSSVSCIIHRGGTMIGSARCKEFRERAGRLKAAKNLVTNGISNLVVIGGDGSLTGANLFKEEWADLLKELAATGEITPEQSEKYKCLHIVGMVGSIDNDFCGTDMTIGTDSALHRIIESIDAIVSTAYSHQRTFIMEVMGRHCGYLAIVGALAAEADYVFFPECPPPIDWPEKLCKKLEQERLTGQRLNIIIVAEGAVDRNGDPITAAKVHKVVVDKLQQDTRITVLGHVQRGGNPSAFDRVLGCRMGAEAVMALMEATPETEACVVTLDGNQAVRLPLMECVRRTKAVAKAMADKNWDLAVQLRGKGFARNLETYKMLTRLKAPADYDAKEMNGPTLTKDHHTVAVMHIGSPSCGMNAAVRSFVRNCIYRGDKVYGVCDGILGLISGKFKLMDWPSVTGWVAQGGAYLGTKRTPPRDDQLPQIAQKLKEFGIQALLIIGGFEGYQTGLTFYNARDKFEEFRIPIAMIPATISNNVPGTEFSLGCDTALNEITEICDRIRQSAQGTKRRVFIIETMGGYCGYLATVAGLAGGADAAYIFEEKFNIRDLNQDVIAMAAKMSEGVQRGLILRNENANLNYNTDFMQRLFSEEGKGLFSCRMNIIGHMQQGGSPTPFDRNLGTKMGSKAVEWFSEQFKKYTNAEGRPVTTDPTSAVMLGIVRRQYRFTPFTELMEVTDFEHRIPTYQWWMKLRPLLKVLAKHESTYEEEGLYITVEEMDLGNDAPLV from the exons ATGGCGGAAGATTTATTACAACAAACCAAATTTATAAAACCAGGTAGTCATAAAGGTAAAGGTCTAGCTGTCTTTACCAGTGGTGGTGATTCGcaag gTATGAATGCTGCAGTAAGGGCAGTTGTAAGAATGGGTATATATTTGGGTTGCAAAGTTTTCTTTATCAAAGAAGGTTATCAAGGTATGGTTGATGGTGGAAGTAATATAGTAGAAGCAACTTGGTCATCCGTATCATGTATTATTCATAGG GGTGGTACAATGATAGGATCTGCTAGATGTAAAGAATTCAGAGAACGTGCTGGTCGTTTAAAAGCAGCTAAAAATTTAGTAACAAATGGAATATCCAATTTAGTTGTTATTGGAGGTGATGGTTCTCTAACTGGTGCAAATCTTTTCAAAGAAGAATGGGCTGACCTTTTGAAAGAACTTGCAGCAACTG GTGAAATAACGCCTGAACAAAGTGAAAAGTACAAATGCTTACATATTGTTGGTATGGTGGGTTCCATTGATAATGATTTCTGTGGAACTGATATGACTATTGGAACAGATTCTGCATTACATCGTATTATAGAAAGTATTGATGCTATTGTTAGCACAGCTTATTCTCATCAACGTACATTTATAATGGAGGTTATGGGCAGACATTGTgg GTATCTGGCCATTGTGGGTGCTCTAGCTGCAGAGGCAGACTATGTTTTCTTCCCAGAATGTCCACCTCCCATCGACTGGCCtgaaaaattatgtaaaaaattgGAACAG gaACGTCTTACTGGGCAacgattgaatattattattgtagctGAAGGCGCTGTAGATAGGAATGGTGATCCTATTACTGCTGCAAAAGTACATAAAGTTGTTGTTGATAAATTACAACAAGATACCAGGATCACTGTGTTGGGTCATGTCCAAAGAGGTGGTAATCCATCTGCTTTTGATAGAGTGTTG GGATGCCGAATGGGTGCTGAAGCTGTAATGGCATTAATGGAAGCAACGCCTGAAACAGAAGCTTGCGTTGTTACATTGGATGGAAATCAAGCTGTTAGGTTGCCACTAATGGAATGTGTACGTCGTACCAAGGCTGTAGCTAAAGCTATGGCGGATAAAAATTGGGATCTTGCAGTTCAACTTCGGGGAAA agGTTTCGCTCGTAACTTGGAAACGTACAAAATGTTGACTCGATTGAAAGCACCTGCAGATTATGATGCAAAG GAAATGAATGGTCCTACATTAACAAag GATCATCATACGGTAGCTGTAATGCATATTGGTTCACCTTCTTGTGGTATGAATGCTGCAGTGCGTTCTTTTGTACGAAACTGCATCTATAGAGGTGATAAG GTCTATGGAGTCTGTGATGGTATATTGGGTCTTATATCTGGAAAGTTTAAATTAATGGATTGGCCCTCTGTAACAGGATGGGTAGCACAAGGTGGTGCTTACTTAGGAACAAAACGTACTCCTCCAAGAGATGATCAATTACCTCAAATAGctcaaaaattaaaagaatttggAATCCAGGCTTTGCTTATTATAGGTGGATTCGAG GGTTATCAAACAGGACTTACATTCTATAATGCAAGAGACAAATTTGAAGAATTTAGAATTCCTATTGCTATGATACCTGCTactattagtaataatgttccTGGGACAGAATTTTCTTTAGGTTGCGATACTGCCTTAAACGAAATTACTGAG aTTTGTGATCGCATTCGTCAATCAGCACAAGGTACTAAACGTCGCGTATTTATCATAGAGACAATGGGTGGTTATTGCGGTTATTTAGCGACTGTAGCAGGATTAGCCGGTGGTGCTGATGCAGCTTATATCTTCGaggaaaaattcaatattagGGATTTAAATCAAGATGTAATAGCTATGGCTGCAAAAATGTCAGAAGGTGTGCAGAGAGGACTTATtcttagaaatgaaaatgctaatttaaattataatactgaCTTCATGCAGAGACTATTTagtgaagaaggaaaaggattgTTCAGTTGTAGGATGAATATAATCG GACATATGCAACAAGGTGGATCACCGACTCCTTTTGATCGTAACTTGGGTACTAAAATGGGTTCTAAAGCTGTTGAATGGTTTAGCgagcaatttaaaaaatatactaatGCGGAAGGACGTCCAGTTACAACGGATCCAACTAGTGCAGTAATGTTAGGTATCGTTAGAAGACAATATAGGTTCACACCTTTCACAGAACTCATGGAAGTTACTGATTTCGA GCATCGCATTCCGACGTATCAATGGTGGATGAAGCTACGACCATTGCTGAAAGTTTTAGCGAAGCACGAATCGACATACGAAGAAGAAGGTCTATATATAACTGTAGAAGAAATGGATCTTGGCAATGATGCGCCTCTTGTGTAA